Proteins encoded together in one Candidatus Brocadiaceae bacterium window:
- a CDS encoding DUF2780 domain-containing protein, translating to MTANDLVGQVMAQLGVGEDQAKGGAGLLLKLAREKLGGDFAEVTKVVPDVQGLIDSAPETGGMGKLVGRLAGTLGGAKAGGLGGLADLAGGFSKLKLDPGMIEKYAGVILSFVKSKGGPAVMQILSKVLKGGGAAS from the coding sequence ATGACGGCAAACGACTTGGTCGGGCAGGTGATGGCGCAGTTGGGTGTCGGCGAGGACCAGGCGAAGGGGGGAGCCGGCCTTCTTCTGAAACTGGCCAGAGAGAAGCTGGGCGGCGACTTCGCCGAGGTCACCAAGGTCGTGCCCGACGTGCAGGGTCTGATCGATTCGGCCCCCGAGACCGGCGGTATGGGCAAGCTCGTGGGCCGGTTGGCCGGCACGCTGGGCGGTGCAAAGGCGGGCGGCCTGGGCGGCCTCGCCGATCTGGCCGGGGGCTTCAGCAAGCTCAAGCTGGACCCCGGCATGATCGAGAAGTACGCGGGCGTCATACTCAGCTTCGTCAAGAGCAAGGGCGGGCCCGCTGTGATGCAGATACTCTCCAAGGTGCTGAAGGGCGGCGGGGCCGCATCCTGA
- a CDS encoding DUF4332 domain-containing protein — translation MAKLVDIEGIGPAYEAKLKEAGVTTVEDLLKKGATPKGRTDLAAATAISGKNILRWVNHADLFRIHGVAGEYAELLEAAGVDTVAELARRRPDNLLAAMTKTNEEKKLVRVVPSAAMVTKWVEEAKSLPRAVEY, via the coding sequence ATGGCGAAGCTGGTCGATATCGAGGGCATCGGTCCGGCCTATGAGGCCAAGCTCAAGGAGGCCGGCGTCACGACGGTCGAGGACCTCCTCAAGAAGGGCGCAACGCCCAAGGGTCGCACGGACCTGGCCGCGGCCACCGCAATCAGCGGCAAGAACATCCTCCGCTGGGTGAACCACGCGGACCTCTTCCGCATCCACGGCGTCGCCGGCGAATACGCGGAACTGCTGGAAGCGGCGGGCGTGGACACGGTGGCCGAACTCGCGCGGCGCCGTCCCGACAACCTCCTGGCCGCCATGACGAAGACGAACGAAGAGAAGAAGCTCGTCCGTGTGGTGCCGTCGGCAGCCATGGTCACCAAGTGGGTCGAGGAAGCCAAGTCGCTGCCGCGCGCCGTGGAATACTGA
- a CDS encoding LEPR-XLL domain-containing protein, giving the protein MTVRPGVGRDEGRRRSRLVLETLEPRLLLSGTVLVALSGAGNLILTGDVQDNSVVIDQAGLAAGQMRITGTDGTLIDTGGGPAGSVVLSGVRRDVIIAMGDGNDRARLEGVNAPRHVAFDGSTGDNQLTVLNSSVGGGLRVKNGDGIDNSVVQGSTITGNVVIANGSGGSGVVLNGSGVGGAVLVKNRDGHDTVTLDATDVAGRVSVATGAGGSATVLHDSGVGGSFKAAGADGDDHLVLDSVDVAGKVTVSSGNGNNAAALAYSSIGGSAKFTNKDGFDSFVLNGTGVAGSLRVGNGAGDSTGVLVDSGVAGTVKIAARDGSDNLVVSGTGVGGGLAVNNGHGGGSIVLSDSDFGGHVGIANGSGDDSLVMDNADVGGNVTVRKGDGSSNIVFGGTSGAGGSVSFRSGTGNAVVVVESAGIGADLIISNRAGGGATNIYDSGINGNVKVAGGEGVNTFSLVGSGVGGGVSVAYKSAGASNIVLDPTGIGADLTIATGTGADSVQLFALTVGGRTSVKTGGGIDTVVVGVSSSFGGDFLLDTGTEDDWMALYASAFGGRLNVRMGAGDDRAEVGPAGAITVEGSAALDGAAGLDSLEIEGNGNAFAVPPVITGFETIT; this is encoded by the coding sequence ATGACAGTGAGGCCTGGGGTCGGGCGAGATGAGGGACGCCGTCGGAGCCGGCTGGTCCTTGAGACGCTGGAGCCGCGGCTGCTGCTGTCGGGGACCGTGCTGGTTGCCTTGTCGGGTGCCGGCAACCTGATCCTGACGGGCGACGTTCAGGACAACAGCGTCGTGATCGACCAGGCTGGCCTGGCCGCCGGTCAGATGCGCATCACGGGCACGGACGGCACGCTGATCGACACCGGTGGCGGCCCTGCCGGTTCGGTCGTTCTGTCCGGCGTCAGAAGGGACGTGATCATCGCGATGGGGGATGGCAACGATCGGGCCAGGCTGGAGGGCGTCAATGCTCCCCGTCACGTGGCCTTCGACGGCAGCACGGGCGACAACCAGCTCACAGTCCTCAACAGCTCGGTGGGCGGCGGCCTCCGGGTGAAGAACGGCGACGGGATTGACAACAGCGTCGTTCAGGGCTCCACCATCACCGGGAATGTGGTGATAGCGAACGGAAGCGGGGGCAGCGGGGTCGTCCTGAACGGGAGCGGCGTCGGCGGGGCGGTCTTGGTGAAGAACCGAGATGGCCACGACACGGTGACGCTGGACGCGACGGACGTCGCCGGCCGTGTGAGCGTGGCCACCGGCGCCGGGGGGAGCGCGACGGTCCTGCACGATTCCGGCGTGGGAGGTTCGTTCAAGGCCGCCGGTGCGGACGGCGACGACCACCTCGTGCTCGATTCGGTGGATGTCGCCGGCAAGGTGACGGTCAGCAGCGGAAACGGCAACAACGCGGCCGCGTTGGCGTACAGCAGCATCGGAGGCTCCGCGAAGTTCACGAACAAGGATGGTTTCGACAGCTTCGTCCTGAACGGAACGGGCGTGGCGGGCAGTCTCCGCGTGGGCAACGGCGCCGGCGACAGCACGGGCGTCCTGGTCGACAGCGGCGTTGCCGGGACGGTGAAGATCGCTGCGCGCGACGGCAGCGACAACCTGGTGGTGAGTGGAACGGGCGTCGGCGGGGGGCTGGCCGTGAACAATGGTCACGGCGGCGGAAGCATCGTTCTGAGTGACAGCGACTTCGGCGGCCATGTCGGCATCGCGAACGGATCCGGTGACGACAGCCTGGTCATGGACAACGCCGACGTCGGCGGCAACGTGACCGTGCGCAAGGGCGACGGGAGCAGCAACATCGTCTTCGGCGGCACCTCCGGCGCGGGCGGCAGTGTCTCTTTCCGGAGCGGGACGGGGAATGCCGTTGTCGTCGTTGAGAGCGCCGGCATCGGAGCCGACCTGATAATCAGCAACCGCGCCGGCGGCGGTGCCACGAACATTTACGACAGCGGCATCAACGGCAACGTGAAGGTGGCCGGCGGTGAGGGGGTCAACACCTTCTCGCTCGTCGGGTCCGGAGTGGGGGGCGGCGTGAGTGTCGCCTACAAGAGTGCCGGCGCGAGCAACATCGTGCTGGACCCCACCGGAATCGGAGCCGACCTCACGATCGCCACAGGCACGGGCGCCGACTCCGTCCAACTGTTCGCACTGACCGTCGGCGGTCGGACGTCGGTGAAGACCGGCGGGGGCATCGACACCGTGGTTGTGGGGGTGTCGTCCTCCTTCGGAGGGGATTTCCTGCTCGACACGGGGACGGAAGACGACTGGATGGCGCTGTACGCCTCCGCGTTCGGCGGCAGACTGAACGTGCGGATGGGCGCGGGAGATGACCGTGCGGAGGTCGGACCTGCCGGCGCCATCACCGTCGAGGGATCGGCCGCCCTCGACGGTGCTGCCGGCCTCGACTCCCTGGAGATCGAAGGCAACGGGAACGCATTCGCGGTGCCGCCGGTCATCACCGGTTTCGAGACCATCACCTGA
- a CDS encoding transposase: protein MLPVVCAGPDAQGIPDHCDYPVHDSKLEGISNRIKVVKRGAYGHHDDRCSPLQVDQAFDPEPPALLRRWTFPRAASSP from the coding sequence ATGCTGCCGGTGGTGTGCGCCGGCCCGGACGCTCAGGGCATCCCGGACCACTGCGACTACCCGGTTCACGACAGCAAGCTGGAGGGAATCAGCAACAGGATCAAGGTTGTCAAGCGCGGGGCCTACGGCCATCACGACGATCGCTGCTCTCCCCTGCAGGTCGATCAGGCATTCGACCCCGAACCGCCCGCACTTCTCAGGAGATGGACCTTTCCGAGAGCGGCCTCATCCCCCTGA
- a CDS encoding phospholipid carrier-dependent glycosyltransferase, with amino-acid sequence MHADDGIGVEVREAARMVVPEDAAISPPATRLDRILPWVVAGIAVSAAILAVKLTLIRPYCTGDSASYLGAARNLAAGRGLTIPWGTPTDRPLVHFPPLYPAVLGAVGSLGPDPLVVSRWMNAVLLGLNAALAALAVYGTTRNRALSCLAAVLMAASPVMLRMHTAALSEPLFVFLLLAALAALHAYARRPSRRLFLLACDATALALLCRWAGAPLVATGALVVCAFGAGGLWKRLARAAAFGLLSCLPAGLWMLRNLRLGGTATNRTWAAHPVTRQQIDDALRAVSGWGVPGFRPGTTLQHSLIPLGLLCLAAVCFALYLTLRRGNVPVGERLRHLPWAYAAFLVTYCAFLLVSVSYCDRLTPLDNRILLPAYAAWLVGVLAVWPGAWMWEARRWAARRLPLLPWLAIAVMQVHAGARFAEFEHNRTRLSASSWNVRETRAAMSVPWDRPVYSNRPEDYYIYVNKVVKEWPSPLDVWSGRPAPGYKEKRDAAVRELTESGGRLVLLGTSMKPWLDRDQIPQDVPLVRLQDEGKVHVYAVGTQPARRGWPWQR; translated from the coding sequence ATGCACGCAGATGACGGGATCGGGGTGGAGGTGCGGGAGGCCGCGCGGATGGTGGTCCCGGAGGATGCGGCCATCTCCCCGCCGGCAACGAGACTCGACCGTATCTTGCCCTGGGTGGTCGCCGGCATCGCCGTGTCCGCCGCCATTCTCGCTGTGAAGCTCACGCTCATCCGGCCCTACTGCACGGGCGACTCGGCGAGCTACCTGGGCGCCGCGCGCAACCTGGCGGCAGGGCGGGGGCTGACGATCCCGTGGGGCACGCCGACCGACCGGCCGCTCGTACACTTCCCGCCGCTGTACCCCGCCGTGCTCGGCGCCGTCGGCTCCCTCGGGCCGGACCCCCTCGTTGTGAGCCGGTGGATGAACGCCGTGCTCCTGGGACTGAACGCTGCGCTCGCGGCGCTGGCCGTCTACGGCACGACCAGAAACCGGGCGCTCTCGTGCCTGGCGGCGGTGCTGATGGCCGCATCGCCCGTCATGCTGCGCATGCATACGGCGGCGCTGTCCGAGCCGCTGTTCGTCTTCCTCCTGCTGGCCGCGCTGGCGGCGCTGCACGCGTACGCCCGGCGGCCCAGTCGCCGGCTCTTCCTCCTCGCCTGTGACGCCACGGCGCTGGCGCTGCTGTGCCGCTGGGCGGGCGCGCCGCTGGTGGCAACGGGCGCTCTGGTCGTCTGCGCGTTTGGCGCGGGCGGCCTGTGGAAGCGGCTCGCGCGGGCGGCGGCGTTCGGGTTGCTCAGTTGCCTGCCCGCCGGCCTCTGGATGCTCAGGAACCTCCGGCTGGGCGGCACCGCGACGAACAGGACGTGGGCGGCCCACCCGGTCACCCGACAGCAGATCGACGACGCGCTCCGCGCCGTCTCCGGATGGGGTGTGCCGGGGTTCCGGCCCGGCACCACCCTGCAGCACTCGCTCATTCCGTTGGGGCTGCTCTGCCTGGCTGCCGTGTGCTTCGCTCTGTACCTCACGCTCCGGCGCGGGAACGTCCCGGTGGGGGAGCGGCTGCGCCACCTCCCCTGGGCGTACGCGGCCTTCCTCGTCACCTACTGCGCATTCCTCCTGGTCAGCGTCTCCTACTGCGACCGCCTGACGCCCCTGGACAACCGCATCCTGCTGCCCGCGTATGCGGCGTGGCTCGTGGGCGTGCTTGCGGTGTGGCCGGGCGCCTGGATGTGGGAGGCCCGGCGGTGGGCGGCGCGCAGGCTGCCCCTGCTGCCGTGGCTTGCCATAGCCGTGATGCAGGTGCACGCCGGCGCGCGATTCGCCGAGTTCGAGCACAACAGGACGCGCCTCTCGGCGAGTTCCTGGAACGTGCGGGAGACGCGCGCCGCCATGTCCGTGCCGTGGGACCGGCCGGTGTACAGCAACCGGCCGGAGGACTACTACATCTACGTGAACAAGGTCGTGAAGGAATGGCCTTCGCCGCTCGACGTGTGGTCGGGCCGTCCGGCGCCCGGCTACAAGGAGAAGCGCGACGCCGCCGTCCGGGAACTGACGGAGTCCGGCGGGCGGCTCGTCCTGCTCGGCACGTCCATGAAGCCCTGGCTGGATCGCGACCAGATTCCGCAGGACGTGCCGCTGGTGCGGCTCCAGGATGAGGGGAAGGTGCACGTCTACGCCGTGGGCACGCAGCCCGCGCGGCGGGGCTGGCCCTGGCAGAGGTAG
- a CDS encoding NYN domain-containing protein → MQRLVAYIDGFNLYFGLRQAGWQRFLWLDIEGLIRALLKPHQELARVNYFTARVSGTPSDPDKPHRQNTYLEALQAHSDIVIHYGHYLNKERTCFKCSNRWTDHEEKGTDVNIAVQMLLDAMRGEFDTALLVSADSDLAGPVQVVRREWPQKQVVVAFPPKRYSAELQRRASGFLHINRARIAASQLPDPVLKADGYELRKPITWR, encoded by the coding sequence GTGCAACGGCTGGTCGCCTACATTGACGGATTTAACCTGTACTTCGGCCTGCGGCAAGCTGGCTGGCAGCGCTTCCTTTGGCTGGACATCGAAGGTCTTATCCGAGCGCTTCTGAAACCGCACCAGGAGCTGGCACGTGTCAACTACTTCACGGCTCGCGTGTCAGGGACACCGTCCGATCCAGACAAGCCCCACCGCCAGAATACTTACCTCGAGGCGCTCCAGGCGCATTCGGATATCGTCATCCACTACGGGCACTACCTCAACAAGGAGCGGACATGCTTCAAGTGCTCGAACCGGTGGACAGACCACGAGGAGAAGGGAACCGACGTGAACATCGCAGTGCAGATGCTTCTCGACGCCATGCGCGGTGAATTCGACACGGCACTTCTCGTGTCCGCTGACAGCGATCTTGCTGGCCCTGTCCAGGTGGTCCGTCGCGAGTGGCCGCAGAAGCAGGTCGTGGTGGCTTTTCCTCCGAAACGATACTCCGCCGAACTGCAGCGGCGTGCAAGCGGTTTTCTGCACATCAACCGGGCACGAATAGCCGCAAGCCAATTGCCGGATCCGGTGCTCAAGGCCGACGGATACGAACTCCGTAAGCCCATCACCTGGCGATGA
- a CDS encoding S41 family peptidase, producing MRDVWIGVAAGLALGLLPAALPARSAEQPDLIEGFVEPVMWLVREIEGRSVDEISHEALLEGACAGMMSKLDRHSAFWPPAMRRETEADLKGEFGGLGIQITFDPPAGVIHVEQPIAGTPAARLGVLPHDRIIRVREESTRTVTEVADMKDVHEVLEILRGPPGTRITITILRGEEEEEEERDITVTREIIKIPGVRAVEIIDHEDRIGYIYIPYFSEAVSKDLAAALEDLQRQGMRGLILDLRFNPGGLLDAANALADRFLDGGAIVTVRAPRQNEVVHEARRSRSDLDLPLVLLVNRLSASGSEIVAGALQDHRRAVLVGETTYGKASVQQVMDNPHNQSAIKLTVARYYTPNDHMIEGRGVVPDIEMRLSDAENRKLYTFLTRKTEYPPHPPEESAAEEEDIPEGPDEPGKDFRDVQFERALEVLRQVMAGTRRPGDPPDAAPDG from the coding sequence ATGCGAGATGTCTGGATCGGTGTCGCCGCCGGGCTGGCGCTCGGGCTGCTGCCGGCGGCCCTTCCCGCCCGATCCGCCGAACAGCCGGACCTGATCGAGGGCTTCGTCGAGCCGGTCATGTGGCTCGTGCGCGAGATCGAAGGCCGCTCGGTCGATGAGATCAGCCACGAGGCCCTGCTCGAGGGCGCCTGCGCGGGCATGATGAGCAAGCTCGACCGGCACAGCGCCTTCTGGCCGCCCGCCATGCGCCGGGAGACCGAGGCCGACCTGAAAGGGGAGTTCGGGGGGCTGGGCATCCAGATCACCTTCGACCCGCCGGCCGGCGTCATCCACGTCGAGCAACCGATCGCCGGCACCCCGGCAGCCCGGCTCGGCGTCCTGCCGCACGACCGCATCATCCGCGTGCGTGAAGAATCCACCCGAACGGTCACCGAAGTGGCCGACATGAAGGACGTGCATGAGGTGCTGGAGATCCTCCGCGGCCCGCCCGGCACCCGGATCACGATCACGATCCTGCGCGGCGAGGAGGAGGAGGAGGAAGAGCGCGATATCACCGTCACCCGCGAGATCATCAAGATCCCGGGCGTCCGCGCCGTGGAGATCATCGACCACGAAGACCGGATCGGCTACATCTACATCCCCTACTTCAGCGAAGCCGTCTCCAAGGACCTGGCGGCGGCCCTCGAGGACCTGCAGCGCCAGGGCATGCGCGGCCTGATTCTGGACCTGCGCTTCAACCCGGGCGGCCTGCTCGACGCGGCCAACGCACTGGCGGACCGATTCCTCGACGGCGGCGCGATCGTCACGGTGCGCGCCCCCCGCCAGAACGAGGTCGTGCACGAGGCCCGCCGTTCCCGCTCCGACCTGGACCTGCCCCTCGTCCTGCTGGTCAACCGCCTGAGCGCCAGCGGTTCGGAGATCGTCGCCGGCGCCCTTCAGGACCACCGCCGCGCCGTGCTGGTTGGCGAGACGACCTACGGCAAGGCGAGCGTGCAGCAGGTCATGGACAACCCCCACAACCAGAGCGCCATCAAACTCACCGTCGCCCGCTACTACACGCCGAACGACCACATGATCGAGGGCAGGGGCGTCGTCCCGGACATCGAGATGCGCCTCTCGGACGCCGAGAACCGCAAGCTCTACACCTTCCTGACCCGGAAGACCGAGTACCCGCCCCATCCGCCCGAGGAGTCCGCCGCCGAGGAAGAAGACATCCCCGAAGGGCCGGACGAACCGGGCAAGGACTTCCGGGACGTGCAGTTCGAGAGGGCCCTCGAAGTGCTCCGCCAGGTGATGGCAGGCACCCGCCGGCCGGGCGACCCGCCCGACGCCGCCCCTGACGGGTAG
- a CDS encoding creatininase family protein — protein sequence MAAHRRDGGILLLPVGCFEMHDRHVGLSCDTFLAEAACRVLAEEWRAAILPPIVFTYPGATTRWPGSCAIRPRETLDYIIAVVKGILRNGGRRLVLVGWHGPNGPIIQVALRQVFEETGELPILFMPNEGEFYRKIEEEFGRPHGEAAWYLASLEICGRADEFDPAVSEADEHPRDVPTFPSLRKLARHGVSAPYVFVTPWSHVGWCSGLTRADAPRLAELYREWLLSQARGLPEDYEEFRRDMAAAMEQEPWNEM from the coding sequence ATGGCCGCGCACCGACGCGACGGCGGGATCCTGCTGCTGCCGGTGGGCTGCTTCGAGATGCACGACAGGCACGTGGGGCTCTCCTGCGACACGTTCCTGGCCGAGGCGGCCTGCCGTGTGCTGGCCGAGGAATGGCGGGCGGCCATCCTGCCGCCGATCGTGTTCACCTACCCGGGCGCAACCACGCGGTGGCCGGGAAGTTGCGCCATCCGGCCCCGGGAGACGCTCGACTACATCATCGCCGTCGTCAAGGGCATCCTTCGGAACGGCGGCCGGCGGCTGGTCCTGGTGGGCTGGCACGGGCCGAACGGGCCGATCATCCAGGTGGCGCTGCGGCAGGTGTTCGAGGAGACGGGCGAGCTGCCGATCCTGTTCATGCCGAACGAGGGCGAGTTCTACCGGAAGATCGAGGAGGAGTTCGGCCGGCCGCACGGCGAGGCCGCCTGGTACCTGGCCTCGCTGGAGATCTGCGGACGGGCCGACGAGTTCGATCCGGCCGTCAGCGAGGCGGACGAGCACCCGCGCGACGTGCCGACGTTCCCCAGCCTCCGCAAGCTGGCCAGGCACGGCGTCAGCGCCCCCTACGTGTTCGTGACGCCCTGGAGCCACGTCGGCTGGTGCTCCGGTCTGACCCGGGCCGACGCGCCGCGTCTGGCGGAACTCTACCGCGAATGGCTCCTCTCCCAGGCGCGGGGCCTGCCGGAGGACTACGAGGAGTTCCGCCGGGACATGGCGGCGGCGATGGAGCAGGAGCCCTGGAACGAGATGTGA
- a CDS encoding ankyrin repeat domain-containing protein: MERGRYGPHRRVRLLPPHRGVRLHTGAVYLRRSRHEGHGLLRPAAPDRRRPRPASACRPLVEQLPAGETDVHARNAEGRTALHLAAEAGRRDLVELLLERGADVNAADLQSRTPSGLAVLAGHADLADVLRERGGVE, from the coding sequence CTGGAACGCGGGCGTTATGGCCCACATCGACGAGTACGGCTACTACCGCCACACCGAGGCGTGCGTCTACACACAGGCGCAGTATATCTTCGCCGTAGCCGCCATGAAGGCCATGGGCTACTGAGGCCGGCAGCCCCAGACCGCCGTCGACCGCGCCCGGCTTCCGCATGCCGGCCCCTCGTCGAGCAATTGCCGGCCGGTGAGACCGACGTACATGCGCGGAATGCGGAGGGCCGCACGGCCCTGCACCTCGCCGCCGAGGCGGGCCGGCGCGACCTCGTCGAACTGCTCCTGGAACGCGGCGCGGACGTCAACGCGGCCGATCTGCAAAGCCGCACGCCCAGCGGCCTGGCCGTCCTGGCGGGCCACGCCGACCTGGCCGACGTCCTGCGCGAGCGCGGGGGCGTCGAGTAG